Proteins from a genomic interval of Microbacterium imperiale:
- a CDS encoding acetate uptake transporter family protein, with amino-acid sequence MSARTPRLADPGLIGLLGFVIATLTAQLEHLGLQNESPVFWVGAVFGGVVQVTAGMLSYFAGDDFHFIVYSAFGWYWICMPGFLLGGELGIFAVEGPARGVFTLMFAILALLFAVSAASRNTVLPVTLLAVSLGLGLQTVTAFGGPSAFGAAGSAALLLASALAAYMLVEKFFGRTLGRSFLPLGRAWYRVPAAPAPVSEPGDDFGHR; translated from the coding sequence ATGAGTGCACGCACGCCCCGCCTCGCCGATCCCGGCCTCATCGGCCTCCTCGGCTTCGTCATCGCGACGCTGACGGCGCAGCTCGAGCATCTCGGACTGCAGAACGAGAGCCCGGTCTTCTGGGTCGGCGCCGTCTTCGGCGGTGTGGTCCAGGTCACCGCGGGGATGCTGTCGTACTTCGCGGGAGATGACTTCCACTTCATCGTCTACAGCGCCTTCGGGTGGTACTGGATCTGCATGCCCGGCTTCCTGCTGGGCGGCGAACTGGGGATCTTCGCCGTCGAGGGCCCGGCGCGCGGCGTCTTCACCCTGATGTTCGCGATCCTCGCCCTGCTGTTCGCCGTGTCGGCAGCGAGCCGCAACACCGTGCTGCCGGTGACGCTGCTGGCGGTGTCTCTCGGCCTCGGCCTGCAGACCGTCACGGCCTTCGGCGGACCGTCGGCGTTCGGCGCCGCGGGGTCGGCCGCGCTGCTGCTCGCCTCGGCGCTGGCGGCCTACATGCTCGTCGAGAAGTTCTTCGGGCGCACTCTCGGGCGGTCGTTCCTGCCCCTCGGGCGAGCCTGGTACCGCGTTCCGGCGGCCCCGGCGCCGGTGTCGGAGCCGGGAGACGATTTCGGCCACCGCTGA
- the nusA gene encoding transcription termination factor NusA translates to MDIDLSLLRTVEREKEIPFDELVRIIEQAVLTAYAKHTSPEGELPEGTRAALDRKTGHVAIYVPLRDEEGAVIGEEESTPDDFGRIAAFAAKQVISQRLRDIADDAVLGEFRGKEGDIVAGVIQQGPNPRMVHVDLGTIEAILPPEEQVAGEEYRHGSRLRVYVTSVGKGTKGPSITVSRTHPGLVRKLFAMEVPEIANGLVEITSLAREAGHRTKIAVKANDPSINAKGACIGELGRRVRAVTEELGGEKIDIIDYNGDLATFVANALSPAKVTSSFVLDATTKAVRALVPDYQLSLAIGKEGQNARLAAKLTGAKIDIQPDSILES, encoded by the coding sequence ATGGACATCGATCTCTCACTGCTGCGCACGGTCGAGCGAGAGAAGGAGATCCCCTTCGACGAACTCGTCCGCATCATCGAGCAGGCCGTCTTGACCGCCTACGCGAAGCACACGTCCCCCGAGGGCGAGCTGCCCGAGGGCACCCGTGCCGCGCTCGATCGCAAGACCGGACATGTCGCGATCTACGTGCCTCTCCGCGACGAGGAGGGCGCCGTCATCGGCGAGGAGGAGTCGACCCCCGACGACTTCGGCCGCATCGCCGCCTTCGCTGCCAAGCAGGTCATCAGCCAGCGTCTGCGCGACATCGCCGACGACGCGGTGCTGGGGGAGTTCCGCGGCAAGGAGGGTGACATCGTCGCCGGCGTCATCCAGCAGGGTCCGAATCCGCGGATGGTGCACGTCGACCTCGGCACGATCGAGGCGATCCTCCCGCCCGAGGAGCAGGTCGCCGGCGAGGAGTACCGGCACGGCTCGCGTCTGCGCGTCTACGTGACGTCGGTCGGGAAGGGCACGAAGGGCCCGTCCATCACGGTCTCGCGCACCCACCCCGGCCTCGTGCGCAAGCTGTTCGCCATGGAGGTGCCCGAGATCGCGAACGGTCTCGTCGAGATCACCTCGCTCGCCCGTGAGGCGGGCCACCGCACGAAGATCGCCGTCAAGGCGAACGACCCGTCGATCAACGCCAAGGGCGCCTGCATCGGCGAGCTCGGCCGGCGCGTGCGCGCGGTGACCGAGGAGCTCGGCGGCGAGAAGATCGACATCATCGATTACAACGGCGACCTCGCCACGTTCGTCGCGAACGCGCTCTCGCCCGCGAAGGTGACCTCGAGCTTCGTCCTCGACGCGACCACCAAGGCCGTGCGTGCGCTCGTTCCCGACTACCAGCTGTCGCTCGCGATCGGCAAGGAGGGGCAGAACGCCCGCCTGGCCGCGAAGCTCACCGGCGCGAAGATCGACATCCAGCCCGACTCGATCCTGGAGTCGTGA
- a CDS encoding YlxR family protein has product MDPVRTCVGCRARASRSSLLRVVARDGVLIADPGASLPGRGAWVHDTTECVDAALRRRAFGRALRMSGPLDTQDFQIDHQRKG; this is encoded by the coding sequence ATGGATCCTGTTCGAACGTGCGTGGGATGCCGCGCGCGTGCCTCCCGGTCCTCACTCCTGCGAGTCGTGGCCCGCGATGGCGTCCTGATCGCAGATCCGGGCGCCTCGCTTCCCGGGCGGGGCGCGTGGGTGCATGACACGACGGAGTGCGTGGATGCCGCCCTGCGGCGTCGTGCCTTCGGACGAGCTCTGCGGATGTCCGGCCCACTGGACACGCAGGATTTCCAGATTGATCACCAGCGCAAAGGCTGA
- the infB gene encoding translation initiation factor IF-2 translates to MAKPRVHEIASELGVDSKVALAKLKELGEFVKSPSSTIEPPVARKLRAALQAEGGSAAAAPAPAASTGARPGAARPGAGRPGPAGAKPGPAGAKPGPAKPVAPAAPATPAAPAAPAASTPAAPAAQPAAPAAPSAPTPGAGKPGPAKPAGPTPGGSQPPRPGGARPGNNPFAPSQGMGQRPAGPRPGNNPFASAQGMGQRPNPGNIPRPQAPRPGAPRPGAPRPGGAGRPGGGGRPGAPFQQRPGGPGRPGGAGGGFQRPGGAPGGGFAGRPGGGGGRGRGPGGGTAGAFGKGGGKSKQRKSRRAKRQEFEMRSAPVVGGVNVQKGNGEIIRLRRGASIADFADKLEALRGYTVQPGTLVTILFNLGEMATATESLDEATFEVLGEELGYKIQMVSPEDEDKELLEGFGLDLDAELEAESEDDLEIRPPVVTVMGHVDHGKTRLLDAIRQTNVVAGEAGGITQHIGAYQVWTEHEGIERAITFIDTPGHEAFTAMRARGAQVTDIAILVVAADDGIMPQTVEALNHAQAANVPIVVAVNKVDKPDANPAKVRQQLTEYGLVAEEYGGDVMFVDVSARQGTNIQELLDAVLLTADAGLDLTANPNKAARGVAIEAKLDKGRGSVATVLIQSGTLRVGDAIVAGTAYGRVRAMIDENGDPVEEAYPSRPVQVQGLNSVPRAGDVFIVTEEDRTARQIAEKREAAERNAQLAKARKRISLEDFTRALEEGKVESLNLIIKGDVSGAVEALEESLLKIEVDDSVQLRIIHRGVGAITESDINLATIDNAIVIGFNVRPDTKARERAAREGVDVRFYSVIYNAIDDVEQSLTGMLKPEYEEVQSGVAEIREVFRSSKFGNIAGVIVRSGTITRNAKARVIRDGVVIADGLAIESLRRFKDDVTEVRTDFEAGIGLGKYNDIQIGDEIETTEMVEKPRG, encoded by the coding sequence GTGGCAAAACCACGCGTACATGAGATCGCTTCCGAGCTCGGCGTCGACAGCAAAGTCGCCCTCGCGAAGCTGAAGGAGCTCGGCGAGTTCGTCAAGAGCCCGTCGTCCACCATCGAGCCCCCCGTGGCTCGGAAGCTCCGGGCTGCGCTGCAGGCTGAGGGCGGCTCCGCCGCTGCGGCCCCCGCGCCCGCGGCATCCACCGGCGCGCGCCCCGGCGCCGCTCGCCCGGGTGCCGGCCGCCCCGGTCCTGCCGGCGCCAAGCCCGGCCCCGCCGGCGCGAAGCCCGGCCCGGCCAAGCCCGTCGCGCCCGCTGCACCGGCCACCCCCGCCGCTCCGGCGGCCCCCGCGGCATCGACCCCGGCGGCGCCGGCCGCTCAGCCGGCGGCCCCCGCCGCGCCCTCCGCACCGACTCCCGGCGCCGGCAAGCCCGGTCCGGCCAAGCCCGCGGGTCCGACCCCCGGCGGCTCGCAGCCCCCGCGTCCGGGTGGCGCTCGTCCCGGCAACAACCCCTTCGCGCCCTCGCAGGGCATGGGCCAGCGTCCCGCCGGTCCGCGTCCGGGCAACAACCCCTTCGCTTCGGCGCAGGGCATGGGTCAGCGACCCAACCCCGGCAACATCCCGCGTCCCCAGGCTCCGCGCCCGGGTGCACCGCGTCCCGGCGCGCCGCGTCCCGGTGGCGCCGGTCGTCCCGGTGGCGGCGGTCGTCCCGGCGCGCCGTTCCAGCAGCGTCCCGGCGGTCCGGGTCGTCCCGGCGGTGCCGGCGGCGGCTTCCAGCGTCCCGGTGGCGCTCCCGGCGGCGGATTCGCCGGACGTCCCGGTGGCGGCGGTGGCCGTGGTCGTGGTCCCGGCGGTGGCACCGCAGGTGCCTTCGGCAAGGGCGGCGGCAAGTCGAAGCAGCGCAAGTCGCGTCGGGCGAAGCGGCAGGAATTCGAGATGCGGTCGGCGCCGGTCGTCGGCGGCGTCAACGTCCAGAAGGGCAACGGCGAGATCATCCGCCTGCGCCGTGGCGCGTCGATCGCGGACTTCGCCGACAAGCTCGAGGCGCTGCGCGGCTACACCGTGCAGCCGGGGACGCTCGTGACCATCCTGTTCAACCTGGGTGAGATGGCGACGGCGACGGAGTCGCTCGACGAGGCCACGTTCGAGGTGCTCGGCGAGGAGCTGGGCTACAAGATCCAGATGGTCTCGCCCGAGGACGAGGACAAAGAGCTCCTCGAGGGCTTCGGTCTCGACCTCGACGCCGAGCTGGAGGCCGAGAGCGAGGACGACCTCGAGATCCGTCCTCCTGTGGTCACCGTCATGGGCCACGTCGACCACGGTAAGACGCGACTGCTCGACGCGATCCGTCAGACCAACGTGGTCGCGGGCGAGGCCGGCGGCATCACGCAGCACATCGGTGCGTACCAGGTCTGGACCGAGCACGAGGGCATCGAGCGCGCGATCACCTTCATCGACACCCCGGGTCACGAGGCGTTCACCGCCATGCGTGCCCGTGGTGCGCAGGTGACCGACATCGCGATCCTGGTGGTCGCGGCCGACGACGGCATCATGCCGCAGACGGTCGAGGCGCTGAACCACGCACAGGCGGCGAACGTGCCGATCGTGGTCGCGGTGAACAAGGTCGACAAGCCCGACGCCAACCCGGCCAAGGTGCGTCAGCAGCTCACCGAGTACGGCCTCGTCGCCGAGGAGTACGGCGGCGACGTCATGTTCGTCGACGTGTCGGCTCGCCAGGGCACCAACATCCAGGAGCTCCTGGACGCGGTGCTGCTGACGGCGGACGCCGGGCTCGACCTCACGGCGAACCCGAACAAGGCGGCCCGTGGTGTCGCGATCGAGGCGAAGCTCGACAAGGGCCGCGGTTCAGTTGCCACCGTCCTCATCCAGTCCGGAACGCTGCGCGTCGGCGACGCGATCGTCGCGGGAACGGCCTACGGCCGCGTCCGCGCCATGATCGACGAGAACGGCGACCCGGTCGAGGAGGCCTACCCCTCGCGTCCGGTGCAGGTGCAGGGTCTGAACTCGGTGCCCCGAGCCGGCGACGTGTTCATCGTCACGGAAGAGGACCGCACCGCGCGTCAGATCGCCGAGAAGCGCGAGGCCGCCGAGCGCAACGCCCAGCTGGCCAAGGCCCGCAAGCGCATCTCGCTCGAGGACTTCACCCGCGCTCTCGAAGAGGGCAAGGTCGAGTCGCTCAACCTCATCATCAAGGGTGACGTCTCGGGTGCCGTCGAGGCCCTCGAGGAGTCGCTGCTCAAGATCGAGGTCGACGACTCCGTGCAGCTGCGGATCATCCACCGCGGCGTCGGTGCCATCACCGAGTCGGACATCAACCTGGCGACGATCGACAACGCGATCGTCATCGGCTTCAACGTCCGACCCGACACGAAGGCGCGTGAGCGTGCTGCCCGCGAGGGCGTGGACGTCCGGTTCTACTCGGTCATCTACAACGCGATCGACGACGTCGAGCAGTCGCTCACGGGCATGCTCAAGCCGGAGTACGAAGAGGTCCAGTCGGGTGTGGCCGAGATCCGCGAGGTGTTCCGCTCCTCGAAGTTCGGCAACATCGCGGGTGTCATCGTCCGCTCGGGCACGATCACGCGCAACGCCAAGGCGCGCGTCATCCGCGACGGTGTCGTGATCGCCGATGGCCTGGCCATCGAGTCGCTCCGCCGCTTCAAGGACGACGTCACCGAGGTCCGCACGGACTTCGAAGCCGGTATCGGCCTCGGCAAGTACAACGACATCCAGATCGGTGACGAGATCGAGACCACCGAGATGGTGGAGAAGCCGCGCGGCTGA
- the rbfA gene encoding 30S ribosome-binding factor RbfA: MSSERQSRLADRIRVLVAERLEKGLRDPRLGFVTITDVRVTGDLQHASVFYTVYGSDQERADSAEALRAATGMLRSEVGRKLGVRLTPTLEFILDAIPENAGHIEHLLREARERDAATAATATGADYAGEADPYVKPREIADVED, encoded by the coding sequence ATGTCCAGCGAACGTCAGTCGCGCCTGGCCGATCGCATCCGCGTCCTCGTCGCGGAGCGTCTCGAGAAGGGGCTGCGCGACCCGCGGCTCGGCTTCGTGACCATCACCGACGTGCGAGTCACGGGTGACCTGCAGCACGCCTCGGTGTTCTACACGGTCTACGGCTCCGACCAGGAGCGCGCCGACTCGGCCGAGGCGCTGCGCGCGGCCACGGGCATGCTGCGCAGCGAGGTCGGGCGCAAGCTCGGCGTCCGCCTCACCCCGACGCTCGAGTTCATCCTCGACGCGATCCCCGAGAACGCGGGCCACATCGAGCACCTGCTGCGCGAGGCGCGGGAACGGGATGCCGCGACCGCCGCGACCGCGACCGGCGCGGACTACGCCGGAGAGGCCGATCCCTACGTCAAGCCGCGCGAGATCGCGGACGTCGAGGACTGA
- a CDS encoding A/G-specific adenine glycosylase: MPDLAAPLIEWYRENARDLPWRRAGFGAWGTLVSEFMLQQTPVNRVIPLLEAWLERWPTPADLAAAPPADAVRHWANLGYPRRALWLHRAAVEIRDRHDGVVPRDVDDLLALTGIGDYTARAVAVFAYGDRHPVVDTNTRRVLARAVGGRSQPGPAARRDLAEMTAILPASIPDAAVVNAAAMELGALVCTARAPRCEACPLSDRCAWRAAGYPDTGDTRVKQARYEGSDRQARGAVLRVLRDAPTHDAASAEVVPDWPDLIQRDRAIDSLVADGLIEAVDGRLRLPR, encoded by the coding sequence ATGCCGGACCTCGCCGCACCGCTCATCGAGTGGTACCGCGAGAATGCGCGCGACCTCCCCTGGCGCCGCGCCGGGTTCGGGGCGTGGGGCACCCTGGTCAGCGAGTTCATGCTGCAGCAGACGCCGGTGAACCGCGTCATCCCGTTGCTCGAAGCCTGGCTCGAGCGCTGGCCCACGCCGGCCGACCTCGCGGCGGCCCCGCCGGCCGACGCCGTGCGGCACTGGGCCAACCTCGGCTACCCGCGGCGGGCCCTGTGGCTGCACCGGGCAGCCGTCGAGATCCGCGATCGCCACGACGGCGTCGTTCCGCGTGACGTCGACGACCTGCTCGCCCTCACCGGCATCGGCGATTACACGGCTCGCGCCGTCGCCGTCTTCGCCTACGGCGACCGGCATCCCGTCGTCGACACCAACACGCGGCGGGTGCTCGCGCGCGCAGTCGGCGGGCGCTCGCAGCCCGGACCGGCCGCCAGACGCGACCTCGCCGAGATGACCGCGATCCTGCCCGCGAGCATCCCGGACGCGGCGGTCGTCAATGCCGCCGCGATGGAGCTCGGCGCGCTCGTCTGCACCGCCCGCGCTCCGCGGTGCGAGGCGTGTCCGCTCAGCGACCGCTGCGCCTGGCGCGCGGCGGGCTATCCCGACACCGGCGACACCCGGGTCAAGCAGGCCCGTTACGAGGGCAGCGACCGGCAGGCGCGCGGTGCGGTCCTGCGCGTCCTCCGCGACGCGCCGACGCACGACGCCGCGAGCGCCGAGGTCGTGCCCGACTGGCCGGATCTCATCCAGCGCGACCGGGCGATCGACTCGCTCGTCGCGGACGGCCTCATCGAAGCGGTCGACGGGCGGCTGCGCCTCCCCCGCTGA
- the truB gene encoding tRNA pseudouridine(55) synthase TruB, with the protein MPEPAPRGILLVDKSGGMTSHDVVARARRALGTRKIGHAGTLDPMATGLLVLGVGAATRLLTYIVGLDKTYEATIRLGVTTDSDDADGAETARAHPDAVAAVTRDRIDAGVRELTGEIDQVPSRVSAIKVGGKRAYDLARAGQEVELKARRVTVARFDVVAVRPAELDQGGAAVDVDVVVDCTSGTYIRALARDLGADLGVGGHLTALRRTRIGPFAVADAVVEIEPGASLLSDAAVATAVLGSFDVTADEARDLRHGKRLAGAAHRLSAETPAAVDPEGRLVGIVGRRGDDVKSLINMAEDA; encoded by the coding sequence ATGCCCGAACCCGCGCCCCGTGGCATCCTGCTCGTCGACAAATCGGGCGGGATGACCAGTCACGACGTCGTCGCCCGCGCTCGTCGGGCGCTCGGTACCCGCAAGATCGGCCACGCCGGAACGCTCGACCCGATGGCGACCGGCCTGCTCGTGCTCGGCGTCGGTGCTGCGACGCGCCTGCTGACCTACATCGTCGGCCTCGACAAGACCTACGAGGCGACGATCCGGCTCGGCGTCACGACCGACTCCGACGACGCGGACGGCGCCGAGACCGCCCGAGCCCATCCGGATGCCGTGGCCGCCGTCACCCGCGATCGCATCGACGCCGGTGTGCGCGAGCTCACCGGCGAGATCGACCAGGTGCCCAGCCGCGTCTCGGCGATCAAGGTCGGGGGCAAGCGCGCGTACGACCTCGCCCGCGCTGGGCAGGAGGTCGAGCTGAAGGCACGGCGCGTGACGGTGGCGCGGTTCGACGTCGTCGCCGTGCGCCCGGCCGAACTCGACCAGGGCGGCGCCGCGGTGGACGTCGACGTCGTGGTCGATTGCACGAGCGGCACCTACATCCGAGCGCTCGCCCGCGACCTGGGCGCCGACCTGGGCGTCGGCGGGCACCTGACGGCGCTGCGGCGCACGCGCATCGGTCCCTTCGCGGTCGCCGACGCGGTCGTCGAGATCGAGCCTGGGGCGTCGCTGCTGAGCGACGCGGCGGTCGCCACGGCGGTGCTCGGCTCGTTCGACGTGACCGCCGACGAGGCGCGCGACCTGCGACACGGCAAGCGTCTGGCGGGAGCCGCTCATCGGCTGAGCGCTGAGACCCCGGCCGCGGTCGATCCCGAGGGGCGTCTGGTCGGAATCGTCGGTCGCCGCGGCGACGACGTCAAGAGCCTCATCAACATGGCGGAGGACGCGTGA
- a CDS encoding bifunctional riboflavin kinase/FAD synthetase, with the protein MTVFRDPAEVPPGFGPSVVAIGKFDGVHSGHRAVIDRARVDAAALGARVVAVTFDRNPLSLLRPELCPQPLVGLEQKIGLLAAAGVDAVLVLRFDDELAALPARTFVESILVGALGAVAVLVGDDFRFGRGGEGDPGVLTRLGEELGFDVAVIGDVRARDAGRRVSSTWVRDLLAEGDVEGAARLLGRPHAVEGVVVHGLKRGRELGYPTANLSADAAGFIPADGVYAGWLVDQGAGDAADAATGSVIRYPAAISVGTNPTFDDVPQRQIEAYVLDETGLDLYGHRVEVRFTARIRGMVAFTGIPALIAQMDDDIVRVREALA; encoded by the coding sequence GTGACCGTGTTCCGCGATCCGGCCGAGGTTCCGCCCGGCTTCGGCCCCAGCGTCGTCGCGATCGGCAAGTTCGACGGCGTGCACTCGGGCCACCGCGCCGTGATCGACCGCGCGCGGGTGGATGCCGCCGCGCTCGGCGCCCGGGTGGTCGCGGTGACCTTCGACCGCAACCCGCTGAGCCTGCTGCGACCCGAGCTGTGCCCGCAGCCGCTCGTCGGCCTGGAGCAGAAGATCGGGCTCCTCGCCGCGGCCGGCGTCGACGCGGTGCTCGTCCTGCGGTTCGACGACGAGCTCGCCGCCCTGCCCGCGCGCACCTTCGTCGAGAGCATCCTCGTCGGCGCGCTCGGCGCGGTCGCGGTGCTGGTCGGCGACGACTTCCGATTCGGGCGCGGCGGCGAGGGCGACCCGGGGGTGCTCACGCGACTGGGCGAGGAGCTGGGCTTCGACGTCGCGGTGATCGGCGACGTGCGCGCCCGCGACGCGGGGCGTCGGGTCTCGTCGACCTGGGTGCGCGACCTGCTCGCCGAGGGCGACGTCGAAGGCGCCGCCCGCCTGCTCGGGCGCCCGCACGCGGTCGAGGGGGTCGTCGTGCACGGGCTCAAGCGCGGACGCGAGCTCGGCTACCCGACCGCGAACCTCTCCGCCGACGCCGCCGGATTCATCCCCGCAGACGGGGTCTACGCCGGCTGGCTCGTCGACCAGGGCGCCGGGGATGCCGCGGATGCCGCCACCGGCAGCGTCATCCGGTATCCCGCCGCGATCTCGGTGGGCACCAACCCGACGTTCGACGACGTGCCGCAGCGTCAGATCGAGGCCTATGTGCTCGACGAGACGGGCCTCGACCTGTACGGGCACCGCGTCGAGGTGCGCTTCACCGCACGCATCCGCGGCATGGTGGCGTTCACCGGCATCCCCGCGCTCATCGCGCAGATGGACGACGACATCGTCCGGGTGCGCGAAGCGCTGGCCTGA
- the deoC gene encoding deoxyribose-phosphate aldolase produces MPTISERDLAATLDHAILKPELTRTQVDAELDIAAQWRVFSVCVRPSDIAHAVERLDGTGVAVGTVIGFPHGTTSTAAKVAEVRQARADGASEFDMVVNIAALRSGFDDLVVDDIRAVVEAAEGSIVKVILETSLLDDEQIARGSRLTEAGGADFVKTSTGFAGGGATVPHVRLMRENVGPSVQVKASGGVRSFADAVAMLEAGATRLGTSGSATILGEARRLEAGGEATGAVDESSY; encoded by the coding sequence ATGCCCACGATCTCCGAGCGCGACCTCGCCGCGACCCTCGACCACGCGATCCTCAAGCCCGAGCTCACCCGCACGCAGGTCGACGCCGAGCTCGACATCGCCGCGCAGTGGCGTGTGTTCTCGGTGTGCGTGCGCCCGTCCGACATCGCGCACGCGGTCGAGCGCCTGGACGGCACCGGGGTGGCCGTCGGCACCGTCATCGGCTTCCCCCACGGCACCACCTCGACGGCCGCGAAGGTCGCCGAGGTGCGTCAGGCGCGCGCCGACGGCGCGAGCGAGTTCGACATGGTGGTCAACATCGCGGCGCTGCGCTCGGGGTTCGACGACCTCGTGGTCGACGACATCCGTGCGGTCGTCGAGGCCGCGGAGGGCTCCATCGTCAAGGTGATCCTCGAGACCAGCCTGCTCGACGACGAGCAGATCGCGCGGGGCAGCCGGCTGACCGAAGCCGGCGGCGCCGACTTCGTCAAGACCTCCACCGGTTTCGCGGGCGGCGGCGCCACGGTGCCCCACGTGCGCCTCATGCGCGAGAACGTCGGCCCCTCGGTGCAGGTGAAGGCCTCGGGTGGCGTCCGCAGCTTCGCCGACGCCGTGGCCATGCTCGAGGCCGGCGCGACGCGCCTGGGCACGAGCGGCAGCGCCACGATCCTCGGCGAGGCCCGGCGCCTCGAAGCCGGTGGCGAGGCCACCGGAGCCGTCGACGAGTCGTCGTACTGA
- a CDS encoding DEAD/DEAH box helicase, whose protein sequence is MPTMATAAATANRRRKSSSARRDDDAPLIPILARKVREVEAKAQRGKLGPTNRVKFQVIAFLVREERARVKADENVSTAARAELLKRLDGVATILAKTAARDTSLIQLLEVDQATSPVAKRMRRDWLLESGAELPEDELIITDAAPVQSPVVPAAVADRQVTPPQVLARREANPFLAPDLELRAPHPTPRRRLDGWELMGPLYKAFETGAGGAAASMELPPVPEFDRLSPKGLEVMPHQSRFLEAVREGHRSFLLADEPGLGKTAQSVLAASVANAYPLLAVVPNVVKMNWAREVERWTPQRRATVISGDGDQIDAFADVFIVNYEVLDRHLSWLGSLGLRGMVVDEAHFIKNLSSQRSQNVLALAGRIREQVRDPLMLALTGTPLINDVEDFDAIWRFLGWTNGEKPGPALMERLDETGLTPADKAFYPAARDAVISMGIVRRKKKDVAADLPDKLVADLPVQLDDEYGRSIRQAEQELGERMAARYRRIIEARGDRVLIGEADDDIVRLVSSQELEESKAAGTGAENVFTMVRRIGQAKAVLAADYAAQLQRSVGKVVFFAKHIDVMDAAEAHFASAGLRTVSLRGDQSSTARQEAIDAFNNDPDVAIAVCSLTAAGVGVNMQAASNVVLAELSWTAAEQTQAIDRVHRIGQEEPVTAWRIIAAHTIDTKIAELIDSKQGLAARALDGEAVDPTSSDSVQLSALMHLLRQALGAA, encoded by the coding sequence ATGCCGACCATGGCCACCGCCGCAGCGACCGCCAACCGCCGCAGGAAGTCCTCGTCCGCGCGACGCGACGACGACGCCCCGCTCATCCCGATCCTCGCCCGAAAGGTGCGCGAGGTCGAAGCGAAGGCGCAGCGCGGCAAGCTCGGCCCCACCAACCGCGTCAAGTTCCAGGTCATCGCGTTCCTGGTGCGCGAGGAGCGCGCCCGCGTGAAGGCCGACGAGAACGTCTCGACGGCGGCGCGGGCCGAGCTGCTCAAGCGCCTCGACGGCGTCGCGACGATCCTGGCCAAGACGGCCGCCCGCGACACCTCCCTCATCCAGCTGCTCGAGGTCGACCAGGCGACGTCGCCGGTGGCCAAGCGCATGCGGCGCGACTGGCTGCTCGAGTCCGGCGCGGAGCTGCCCGAGGACGAGCTCATCATCACGGATGCCGCGCCGGTGCAGTCGCCGGTCGTGCCGGCGGCGGTTGCCGACCGTCAGGTCACCCCGCCGCAGGTGCTGGCGCGCCGCGAGGCCAACCCGTTCCTCGCGCCCGACCTCGAGCTGCGTGCGCCCCACCCCACGCCGCGCCGCCGGCTCGACGGCTGGGAGCTCATGGGCCCGCTGTACAAGGCGTTCGAGACGGGCGCCGGCGGGGCGGCCGCCTCGATGGAGCTGCCGCCCGTGCCCGAGTTCGATCGGCTCTCGCCCAAGGGCCTCGAGGTCATGCCGCATCAGTCGCGGTTCCTCGAGGCGGTGCGCGAGGGGCACCGCTCATTCCTGCTGGCCGACGAGCCGGGACTCGGAAAGACCGCGCAGTCGGTGCTGGCGGCATCCGTCGCCAATGCCTACCCGCTGCTGGCCGTCGTGCCGAACGTCGTGAAGATGAACTGGGCGCGCGAGGTCGAGCGGTGGACGCCGCAGCGGCGCGCGACGGTCATCTCGGGCGACGGCGACCAGATCGACGCCTTCGCCGACGTGTTCATCGTCAACTACGAGGTGCTCGACCGGCACCTGTCGTGGCTCGGATCGCTGGGGCTGCGCGGCATGGTGGTCGACGAGGCGCATTTCATCAAGAACCTCTCGTCGCAGCGGTCGCAGAACGTGCTCGCACTGGCCGGCCGCATCCGGGAGCAGGTGCGCGATCCGCTCATGCTGGCGCTGACCGGTACACCGCTGATCAACGACGTCGAGGACTTCGACGCGATCTGGCGGTTCCTCGGGTGGACCAACGGCGAGAAGCCGGGTCCGGCGCTCATGGAGCGCTTGGACGAGACGGGGCTCACGCCGGCCGACAAGGCGTTCTACCCCGCCGCCCGCGACGCCGTCATCTCGATGGGCATCGTGCGCCGGAAGAAGAAGGACGTCGCAGCCGACCTGCCCGACAAGCTCGTGGCCGACCTGCCGGTGCAGCTCGACGACGAGTACGGCCGGTCGATCCGCCAGGCCGAGCAGGAGCTCGGTGAGCGCATGGCCGCCCGGTACCGCCGCATCATCGAGGCGCGGGGCGATCGCGTGCTCATCGGCGAAGCCGACGACGACATCGTCCGTCTCGTCTCGTCGCAGGAGCTCGAGGAGTCGAAGGCCGCCGGCACCGGCGCTGAGAACGTCTTCACGATGGTCCGCCGTATCGGCCAGGCCAAGGCCGTGCTGGCCGCGGACTACGCCGCCCAGCTGCAGCGCTCGGTCGGCAAGGTCGTGTTCTTCGCCAAGCACATCGACGTCATGGACGCCGCCGAGGCCCACTTCGCCTCGGCCGGGCTGCGCACCGTCTCGCTGCGCGGCGACCAGAGCTCCACGGCGCGCCAGGAGGCGATCGACGCGTTCAACAACGACCCGGATGTCGCCATCGCGGTGTGCTCGCTGACGGCCGCCGGCGTCGGCGTGAACATGCAGGCGGCGTCGAACGTCGTGCTGGCCGAGCTGTCGTGGACCGCCGCCGAGCAGACGCAGGCAATCGACCGCGTGCACCGCATCGGCCAGGAAGAGCCCGTGACGGCGTGGCGCATCATCGCCGCCCACACGATCGACACCAAGATCGCCGAGCTCATCGACTCGAAGCAGGGGCTCGCGGCGCGCGCGCTCGACGGCGAGGCCGTCGACCCCACCTCGAGCGACTCCGTGCAGCTGTCGGCACTCATGCACCTGCTGCGTCAGGCGCTCGGAGCCGCGTAA